The Barnesiella intestinihominis YIT 11860 genome includes a window with the following:
- a CDS encoding aldo/keto reductase — translation MKDVRLNNGVMMPAIGFGVFQIPENETERVVTDAIEVGYRLIDTASAYFNEEQVGSAIRRSGIKREEFFITTKLWVQDYEYDDALRAFDLSMKKLGLDYLDLYLMHKPYGNYYAAWRAMERLYKEGRIRAIGVTSFSDERLQDLFLHNEVRPAVNQLETHPFFQQQAANTFLQQEGIQHEAWAPFAEGQNDIFNHPVLKEIAARHGKGVGAVVLRWLNQRNIVVIPKTVRKERMIENLNIFDFILTDEEMKAIAGLDTRKSPIYDDMDLPTVRAIGTHKIHD, via the coding sequence ATGAAAGATGTAAGACTGAACAACGGGGTGATGATGCCGGCCATAGGTTTCGGCGTTTTCCAAATCCCTGAGAATGAAACAGAACGGGTTGTAACCGATGCAATAGAAGTCGGTTACCGTCTGATAGACACGGCGTCCGCTTATTTTAACGAGGAACAGGTGGGGAGCGCCATTCGTCGAAGCGGCATAAAACGCGAAGAGTTTTTCATTACCACCAAATTGTGGGTACAGGATTATGAGTATGACGATGCCCTGCGAGCATTCGATCTCTCAATGAAGAAACTGGGTCTCGATTACCTCGACCTGTATCTGATGCATAAACCCTATGGGAATTATTATGCGGCATGGCGGGCAATGGAACGGTTGTATAAAGAGGGCCGTATTCGCGCTATTGGTGTGACGAGCTTTTCTGACGAACGATTGCAAGATCTTTTTCTGCACAATGAGGTAAGACCTGCTGTGAATCAGTTGGAAACTCACCCGTTTTTTCAGCAACAAGCCGCCAATACGTTTCTGCAACAGGAGGGCATCCAACATGAAGCATGGGCTCCTTTCGCCGAAGGGCAGAACGACATTTTCAATCACCCGGTGCTGAAAGAAATCGCTGCACGGCACGGTAAAGGCGTGGGGGCGGTCGTGCTTCGCTGGCTCAACCAGCGCAACATCGTGGTTATACCCAAGACCGTGCGCAAGGAACGAATGATAGAGAATTTGAATATCTTCGATTTTATTCTTACAGATGAGGAAATGAAAGCTATCGCGGGATTGGACACGAGAAAGAGTCCAATTTATGACGATATGGATTTGCCGACTGTAAGAGCAATAGGAACTCATAAAATACATGACTGA
- a CDS encoding carboxymuconolactone decarboxylase family protein gives MKQKIVLIIGISLSLTFGVEAKNDKKDTTMDRIETCKQNYTRLFGGEALSGKGSDPELMDILQKFIFGEVFETGSLDHKTREMITCVTLASMQTLPQLKSHAAAALNVGVSPIELREAIYQCAPFIGFPKTLNAISTINEVFQEKGIPLPLEAQGTVNEDNRYEKGKEIQYPLYGDEIARTFSNLPDEMNESLPRFLTEVGFGDFYTRSGLDIKTRELLSLCVLAAIGAESQIHSHSKGNIKAGNDKATQIAAMIQCLPYIGFPNALNAIRIIDAL, from the coding sequence ATGAAACAAAAAATAGTTCTGATAATAGGAATATCTTTAAGCTTAACATTTGGTGTCGAAGCTAAAAACGATAAAAAAGATACGACGATGGACAGAATAGAAACATGTAAACAAAATTATACCCGATTGTTCGGTGGTGAAGCTCTCTCAGGGAAAGGAAGCGACCCCGAGTTGATGGATATACTTCAAAAATTCATTTTCGGCGAAGTATTCGAAACCGGTTCTCTCGACCACAAAACCCGCGAGATGATTACGTGTGTCACCTTAGCCTCCATGCAAACACTCCCCCAGTTGAAATCCCATGCAGCAGCGGCACTCAACGTAGGAGTATCTCCGATAGAATTGCGCGAAGCCATCTATCAATGCGCCCCATTTATCGGATTCCCCAAAACATTGAATGCCATTTCGACAATTAATGAAGTCTTTCAAGAAAAAGGAATCCCTTTACCTTTGGAAGCACAAGGAACGGTGAATGAAGACAACCGATACGAAAAAGGGAAAGAAATACAATACCCTCTATACGGCGACGAAATAGCCCGAACATTTAGTAACTTACCCGACGAAATGAATGAAAGTCTCCCTCGGTTTCTCACCGAAGTAGGTTTCGGTGATTTCTATACCCGTTCTGGACTCGACATCAAAACAAGGGAGCTACTTTCTCTTTGTGTATTAGCAGCTATCGGAGCTGAATCTCAAATACATTCGCACAGCAAGGGCAATATCAAGGCTGGAAACGACAAAGCCACCCAAATCGCAGCGATGATACAATGCCTTCCCTACATAGGATTTCCAAATGCGTTGAATGCGATTCGTATTATCGACGCTTTATAA
- a CDS encoding helix-turn-helix domain-containing protein yields the protein MEQTDFDGIVFADTLQDFNNLRYAGHIVHTLCCGGNMGFTFQDTRYNIAVGDYVILPNGELGSEFSISDDFQGILMSLSETFVASIAIRSNYGIIGHLSLLQNPVMKLSPHDFRICEAALRVLRMRMTEKGHSFYEELLGSLLTAHILDLYDIHARSRNVSQLSEHTASQLRKFIELLYNGEYIRNRELDFYASLLCITPHYLSELCRKVSGRPATYWIDRFTIQEITRLLRQKELSLTAISERMNFSSVSYFSRYVQKRLKISPSEYRNCYTRD from the coding sequence ATGGAACAGACGGACTTCGACGGAATTGTTTTTGCCGACACCTTGCAAGATTTCAATAACTTGCGTTATGCGGGGCATATTGTTCATACCCTTTGCTGCGGCGGCAATATGGGATTTACCTTTCAAGACACACGCTACAATATTGCAGTGGGCGATTATGTCATTCTGCCTAATGGAGAACTCGGTTCTGAGTTTTCAATATCCGACGATTTTCAAGGTATTTTAATGAGCCTTTCGGAAACCTTTGTCGCCTCTATCGCTATCCGTAGCAATTACGGCATTATAGGACATCTATCGCTTTTACAAAATCCCGTTATGAAACTTTCTCCCCACGACTTTCGGATATGTGAAGCTGCCTTGCGAGTCCTTCGTATGCGCATGACCGAAAAAGGGCACTCGTTTTATGAAGAATTGCTCGGTAGTCTACTGACCGCACATATTCTCGACCTTTACGATATCCATGCCCGTAGCCGTAACGTATCGCAACTGTCGGAACATACAGCCTCGCAATTACGTAAATTCATCGAATTACTGTACAACGGCGAATACATACGGAACAGGGAACTCGACTTTTATGCTTCCCTCCTCTGTATCACCCCGCATTATTTGTCGGAGCTGTGTCGAAAAGTAAGCGGGCGCCCGGCTACTTATTGGATAGACCGCTTTACCATTCAGGAAATCACTCGCCTACTTCGTCAAAAGGAACTATCCCTGACGGCAATTTCCGAGCGAATGAATTTCTCGTCCGTTTCTTATTTCAGCCGTTATGTACAAAAGCGACTCAAAATTTCACCATCGGAATACCGAAACTGTTATACTCGGGACTGA
- a CDS encoding aldo/keto reductase, with translation MKTIKLNNGVEMPVLGYGVFLVNSEECERCALDAIEVGYRLIDTAQAYYNEDGVGRAIEKCGVPRNELFITTKVWISNAGEEKAFRSIGESLRKLKTDYIDLLLIHQPFGDYYGTYRAMERAYRDGMVRAIGLSNFYDARFVDLVENVEVKPSVLQLETHVFSQQKRMRELINDYGMHLMAWGPLAQGSDRLFTDETLKAIGTKYGKTNAQVALKFLTSEGIVAIPKSIHKDRMASNFNIADFELTEEDKETIRRMDTGKLKVDFNDPDMARYLLEYDKKFNPNS, from the coding sequence ATGAAGACAATTAAATTGAACAACGGTGTCGAGATGCCGGTGTTGGGTTATGGTGTATTCCTTGTTAATTCGGAGGAATGCGAACGTTGCGCTCTGGATGCCATTGAAGTAGGTTATCGATTAATCGATACAGCACAGGCCTATTATAATGAGGACGGTGTAGGACGGGCTATCGAGAAGTGTGGTGTACCTCGCAACGAATTGTTTATTACGACCAAAGTGTGGATTTCCAATGCAGGAGAGGAGAAGGCCTTCCGAAGTATCGGTGAGTCGCTTCGAAAATTGAAAACCGATTATATAGATTTGTTACTCATACATCAGCCTTTCGGAGACTATTACGGGACGTACCGAGCTATGGAACGAGCGTACCGAGACGGTATGGTGCGTGCTATCGGTTTGAGTAATTTCTATGATGCCCGATTCGTAGATTTGGTGGAGAATGTGGAAGTGAAACCTTCTGTGTTACAGTTAGAAACGCACGTCTTTTCCCAACAGAAGAGGATGCGAGAATTAATCAACGACTACGGGATGCATTTGATGGCATGGGGCCCTTTGGCACAGGGGTCGGACAGACTTTTTACAGATGAGACTTTGAAGGCTATCGGTACGAAATATGGTAAAACCAATGCACAGGTGGCTTTGAAGTTTCTAACGAGCGAGGGCATTGTCGCTATTCCTAAATCTATTCATAAGGATCGTATGGCGAGCAATTTCAATATAGCCGATTTTGAACTGACAGAAGAGGATAAGGAGACCATTCGAAGAATGGATACCGGTAAACTTAAAGTTGATTTCAATGATCCAGATATGGCAAGGTATTTATTGGAATATGACAAAAAGTTTAATCCAAACAGCTGA
- a CDS encoding flavodoxin, whose amino-acid sequence MTNKIILIMMLLTCLSTPAQKKEIGEKILVVYFSHSGNTRTVAEQITRPTRADLFEIQPQEAYPTDYHSVVNQAKKEINTNHRPALKNDVQDFDKYDIIFVGSPNWWSTIAPPVATFLERHDFSGKTIVPFMTHGGGRFGHSISDMKKLCPDASFLEGLAIRDSYVNDNRQDVVKWLQTLKRLN is encoded by the coding sequence ATGACGAACAAAATAATATTAATCATGATGTTGCTCACATGCCTATCCACTCCCGCTCAGAAAAAGGAGATCGGCGAGAAAATACTTGTCGTCTATTTCTCACACAGCGGTAATACCCGCACCGTTGCAGAACAAATTACCCGACCGACCAGAGCCGACTTGTTCGAAATACAACCCCAAGAAGCCTATCCCACCGACTACCATTCAGTCGTGAATCAAGCTAAAAAAGAGATAAATACCAACCATCGCCCTGCGCTGAAAAACGATGTACAAGATTTCGATAAATACGACATAATATTCGTCGGCTCGCCCAACTGGTGGAGCACCATAGCGCCACCGGTAGCTACATTCTTGGAAAGACACGATTTCTCGGGAAAAACCATCGTTCCTTTCATGACTCATGGAGGAGGCCGATTCGGGCATTCTATTTCCGACATGAAGAAATTATGCCCCGATGCATCTTTCTTAGAAGGTCTGGCAATCAGAGACAGTTATGTAAACGACAATCGTCAAGACGTAGTTAAATGGTTGCAAACACTAAAACGCCTTAATTAA